The following proteins are encoded in a genomic region of Amycolatopsis sulphurea:
- a CDS encoding Abi family protein — protein sequence MTYLKPHLTYGRQVELLKGRGMEIQRTAEAEAVLMRVGYYRLSGYWYPYRKAAVSPGLPRRDEFRAGTSLDRVLALYELDRRLKLLVLDCIERIEVSLRVRTAYTIGRRGAFAHLDPRELDGRFSEKGKDGKSRYATWLSRIAEAQRRSTEDFVQHFKDKYDGVLPIWVASEIMDFGLLSTLYSGAKRSDRDEIARELGVVDSRGGGNGFALANWMRVLNYIRNVCAHHSRLWNRNITVQVASSNLAAIPELKHLCRSGAATSRVYSALSIIQFLLRDISPEYPYPERLREILDSGLESAGRTIGEMGFPDEWTDFTLWKSCGDVRISARKGESCAW from the coding sequence GTGACCTACCTAAAACCGCATCTGACCTACGGTCGGCAAGTTGAGCTTCTGAAGGGTCGCGGGATGGAAATCCAGCGAACCGCCGAAGCCGAAGCAGTACTGATGCGAGTCGGTTACTACCGATTGAGCGGATACTGGTACCCATACCGAAAAGCGGCGGTTTCCCCAGGTTTGCCTCGCCGTGACGAGTTCCGCGCGGGCACTAGCCTTGACCGGGTTTTGGCCCTTTACGAACTGGATCGAAGGCTCAAACTTCTGGTACTCGACTGCATCGAGCGCATCGAGGTATCCCTGCGAGTACGAACCGCATATACAATTGGTCGACGTGGTGCTTTCGCTCACCTTGATCCTCGGGAGCTGGATGGCAGGTTCTCCGAGAAGGGTAAGGACGGAAAGTCAAGATATGCTACCTGGCTTTCGCGAATAGCAGAAGCACAGCGCCGCTCCACCGAGGACTTCGTCCAGCATTTCAAAGACAAGTATGACGGTGTCCTGCCCATATGGGTTGCTTCCGAAATAATGGACTTCGGCCTGCTGTCAACTCTTTACTCAGGGGCGAAGCGGAGTGACCGCGATGAGATCGCTCGCGAACTCGGTGTTGTCGACAGCCGGGGAGGGGGTAATGGTTTCGCGCTGGCGAACTGGATGCGCGTCCTCAACTACATTCGGAACGTCTGTGCGCATCACTCTCGCCTGTGGAACAGGAATATTACGGTCCAGGTCGCCTCAAGCAATCTCGCGGCAATACCAGAATTGAAGCATCTCTGCCGTTCGGGAGCGGCGACCAGTCGAGTCTATTCAGCGCTGTCCATAATCCAGTTCTTGCTGAGGGATATCTCGCCCGAGTATCCTTACCCTGAACGGCTTCGTGAAATCCTGGATTCAGGATTGGAGTCGGCGGGTAGAACTATTGGCGAGATGGGATTCCCGGATGAATGGACAGATTTCACCCTGTGGAAAAGTTGTGGCGATGTACGGATCTCAGCCCGAAAAGGCGAATCCTGCGCTTGGTGA
- the purS gene encoding phosphoribosylformylglycinamidine synthase subunit PurS, whose product MARVVVDVMPKPEILDPQGQAVARALPRLGFSGVTEVRQGRHFELEVDDTVDDETLAKIAEGFLANPVIEQWTIRRVEA is encoded by the coding sequence GTGGCCCGAGTCGTCGTCGACGTCATGCCCAAACCCGAGATCCTCGACCCGCAGGGACAGGCGGTGGCCCGTGCGCTGCCCCGGCTCGGGTTCAGCGGGGTCACCGAGGTGCGCCAGGGGCGGCACTTCGAACTCGAGGTCGACGACACGGTCGACGACGAGACGCTGGCCAAGATCGCCGAGGGTTTCCTGGCCAACCCGGTGATCGAGCAGTGGACCATCCGGCGGGTCGAGGCGTGA
- the purQ gene encoding phosphoribosylformylglycinamidine synthase subunit PurQ, with protein MSARIGVITFPGTLDDGDAARAVRYADAEAVSLWHADEDLHGVDAVVVPGGFSYGDYLRAGVIARYAPVMTSVIEAARKGMPVLGICNGFQILCEAGLLPGAMIRNQGLHFVCRDQWLRIDNHTTAWTTRYEPGAEILVPLKNNDGCYVAEQSTLDMLEAEGRVAFRYVGGNPNGSRNDIAGITSENGRVVGLMPHPEHAIDALTGPSDDGLGLFYSAVDALVQA; from the coding sequence GTGAGCGCGCGGATCGGCGTCATCACCTTCCCCGGCACGCTCGACGACGGCGACGCGGCCCGCGCGGTCCGCTATGCCGACGCGGAGGCGGTCTCGCTCTGGCACGCCGACGAGGACCTGCACGGCGTGGACGCGGTGGTCGTCCCCGGCGGTTTCTCCTACGGCGACTACCTGCGCGCCGGTGTGATCGCGCGCTACGCCCCGGTGATGACGTCGGTGATCGAGGCCGCCCGAAAGGGTATGCCGGTGCTGGGCATCTGCAACGGCTTCCAGATCCTGTGCGAGGCCGGCCTCCTGCCCGGCGCGATGATCCGCAACCAGGGCCTGCACTTCGTCTGCCGCGACCAGTGGCTGCGCATCGACAACCACACCACCGCCTGGACCACCCGCTACGAGCCGGGCGCGGAGATCCTCGTTCCGCTGAAGAACAACGACGGCTGCTACGTCGCCGAGCAGTCCACTTTGGACATGCTGGAGGCGGAGGGCCGGGTGGCGTTCCGCTACGTCGGCGGCAACCCGAACGGCTCCCGCAACGACATCGCGGGCATCACCAGCGAGAACGGCCGCGTGGTCGGCCTGATGCCGCATCCGGAGCACGCGATCGACGCGCTCACCGGCCCGTCCGACGACGGGCTCGGGTTGTTCTACAGCGCGGTGGACGCGCTCGTGCAGGCCTGA